The sequence ACCAACGCCGCCGACGGCGGCGCCCGCTTCGAGTTCTCTGGCGTCGAACGCCCTGCCGACCCCGAGTAGAACAGGAACGTTTATGATAGATGGGCCGTTCGTATCTGGTAATGCGCTCTCACGTCGTACCTGTACGCGACTAATCCTTCTCCACTGACAGGTATCGACGTTCAACCGATTTCGCCGCCATCTCGCGCATGAGTACGCCTCACCCGACACACACCCAGACCGACCGCACCGCTACCGAACCGACGCTCACCGACGGCCGCTGGCGCGCCGACCCGCCAGCTGCTCCCGACTCTGCCGTCCACGACGCGCCGCGACAGTTCTCACTCTCGACGCAACGCCTCTACAACCTCATCGACGACGAAAATCGCGCGATGCTCGACTAGTCCAGGAAGTCCGGTTCGATTCGCTTCTCGTCGCGTTCCGCCTGGACGTGGGCGACGAACGACTCCATGTCGACGTCTTTCTGCTCGCGTTCTTTCCGGTCACGCACCGAGACGGTGCCGCTCTCCTCCTCGTCGTCGCCGACGATGAGCATGTACGGCACGCGGTCGCTGTGTGCCTGCTGAATCTTTCGCCCGACGGTCCACGAGCGGTCTTCGACTTCGACGCGGAAGCCGTCGAGTTCGTTCTTGAGGCGGTGGGCGTAGCCCAAGTTGTCGTCGCTGACGGGGAGGATGCGCACCTGTTCGGGTGCCAGCCAGAGCGGGAACTTCCCGTTGAAGTGCTCGATGAGCACCATCAGGAATCGCTCGTAGCTTCCGTAGAGCGCGCGGTGGAGCATGACTGGGCGGTGGTCCTCGTTGTCCTCGCCGGTGTAGGTGAGGTCGAACCGCTCGGGCATGTTGAAGTCGAGTTGGACGGTCGGGCCGTCCCACTTTCGCCCGAGGGCGTCCTCGAACGCGAAGTCGATTTTCGGGCCGTAGAAGGCGCCGTCACCCGACTCAACGTCGTAGTCGATGCTCTGGGAGTCGAGGACCGAACGCAGCTGCGATTCGGCGCGCTCCCAGATTTCGTCGCTCCCGACCGATTTCTCCGGCCGAGTCGCGAGCGCGACTTCCGCGTCGAGGTCGAACGTCTCGAAGACGCGGAAGATGTTGTCGATGACGAGGGTCACCTCCGACTCGATTTGGTCCGGGCGGACGAACACGTGGCCGTCGTCGATGGTGAACGACCAGACCCGGGAGAGCCCCGAGAGTTCGCCACGCTGTTCCTTGCGGTACACCTTGCCGTCTTCGAAGTAACGGACGGGAAGGTCGCGGTAACTCCACGAGGACTGGTCGAAGATGGTCGCGTGGCCCGGGCAGTTCATCGGCTTCAGGCCGTACTCCTCGTCGTTGACGTCGAGGAGGAACATGTCGTCGACGTAGTTCTCGTAGTGGCCCGACTTCTTCCACAGTTCCGTCCGGAAGAGGTGTGGCGTCTCGACGGGGTCGTAGCCCGCGTCGAGGTTCATCTGCCGCGCGAAGTCCGAGAGTTCGTCGAGGACGCGCTTCCCGTTGGGGTGATAGAGCGGCAGGCCCGGGCCAGTCGTCTCGTCGATGGAGAACAGGTCGAGCTCCCGGCCGAGCTTTCGGTGGTCGCGCTCTTGGGCCTCGCGGCGGCGTTCGAGATAGTCCTCCATGTCCGACTCGTCGGCGAAGGCCGTGCCGTAGACTCGCGTCAGCGTGTCGTTGTCCTCGTCGCCCCGCCAGTACGCCGACGAGATGTTGAGGAGGGTGAAGGCGCCGATTTCGCCCGTGGAGTCGACGTGCGGTCCCTGACAGAGGTCCTCGAAGTCGCCCTGCTGGTAGAGGGAGACGGGGTCTTCGCCCGCCGCCTCCGTCTCGAGGATGTCCCGTTTGTACGGGTTGTCGTCGTACTGCGCTTTCACCTCGTCGCGCGAGCGTTCGACGCGTTCGATGTCGAGGTCGGACGCGATGATGTCCTCGGCCTCGGCCTCGATATCCTCGAGGTCCTCGCTGTCGAGGTCGACGTTCGCCACGTCGTAGTAGAAGCCGTCGTCGGTCGGCGGGCCGATGGCGAGGTTGGCGTCGGGGTACAGTCGCTGGAGCGCCTGTGCGAAGACGTGGGCCGCCGAGTGGCGCAACACGCGCAGGTACTCGTCGCTGTCTTCGGTGACGATGACGAGTTCCACGTCGTCGTGAAGCGGCGTGACCTTGGCCACGAGGTCGCCGTCGACGACGCCCGCCACCGTGTCGCGACCGAGACCGGGACCGATCTCGAAGGCGACGTCCTCGACCGTCGACCCCTCCTCGACGGTGAGTTCAGAGCCGTCAGGAAGCGTCACTACGATTTCGCTCATATCGGTCGAAGTCGGACGAACGGAATAATACTGTCGAACAGGAGGCGTGTGTCGGGTTCGTACCGCCCCCTGCGTAAGGTATGTCTCCCTCCCGCCCCCACGGACGCCGTGTCGCGCGCTCGCCCCCTCGGCCGTCGCCACGTCGTCGCCGTCGCTCTCGGTCTACCGCTGGGAGCGGGCGTGTTCGCCCTGCCACGCGGCGTCGAGAACCTCGGCGGCCCGGCCACACCTATCGCCTACCTCGTCGGGACGCTCGCCCTCTCGGCCGTCGCGACGGCCTACGCCGTCTACCTCTCCTCGCCGCTCGCGACCCGTGACGGACTCCTCTATCTCGCCGTCTCTCGGACGTGGGGGTCGCGACGCCTCGGCTTCCTCGTCGCGTGGCCGGCCGTGGGCGCGTACGCCGCTATCCTCGCCGCCCTCGTCGCGGCGCTCGGGCGGTCGTTCGCCGGCGTGTCGCCGCTCTCGCCGACCGTCGCCGCCCTCACCGTCCTCGTCGCTGTCGTCGTCGTTCACGCCCTCGGCCCCGCCGTCGCGGCGCGCTGTCAGCTCTTGGTGACCGGCCCGCTCCTCCTCGCACTCCTCGTGATGGCCGCCGTCGGACTGACCGCCGTCGCCCCCGACAACTTCGCCCCACTGTTCCCGACGCCGACGCTCCGCACGAACCCGCTCGGCGCCATCCGAACGACCACCGTCGCGACCCTCTTCGGCTTCGTTGGCTTCGAGGCCGGGGCCGCGCTCTCGCCGGCCGTCCGCGACCCGCGGCGGACCACACCCCGCGCCCTCCTCGTCGGCGCGGTGGTCGCCGGCCTCGTCGCCGCCGTCGCCGCCACCGTCGCCCTCGGCGTCATCCCGTGGACGCGATTGGTGTTCGCGACGGCGCCGTTCGCCGACGCGGCCGCGAGTGGACTCGGCGTCCAGACGGCGACGCTCCTCGGCCCGGGCACCCTCGTCGCCACCTTCGGGGCCGCGCTGGCGACGGCGTGGCTCCCGACGCGGACGCTCCGTGGCCTCGCCGAGACGGTTCCGGGGCTCGACCGCGAGACGCCGCCGGGCGTTCCCGACCCCGCGCTCGCCGTGACGGGCGCCCTCGCGGGCGCCGTCGTCGCTCTCGACGCCGTTGGACCGGCGCTCTATCTCGCGCTTCCGGGCGTCTTCATCGGGTACGCGGCGCTCTCCCTGTCGGTCGCCGTCCTCCCCTCTCTCCGCCCGGCGCTGTCCAGTCGATGTCGACTCTCCCTTCCGCCCGCGGCCCTCGCGGGCGT is a genomic window of Haloplanus vescus containing:
- the thrS gene encoding threonine--tRNA ligase → MSEIVVTLPDGSELTVEEGSTVEDVAFEIGPGLGRDTVAGVVDGDLVAKVTPLHDDVELVIVTEDSDEYLRVLRHSAAHVFAQALQRLYPDANLAIGPPTDDGFYYDVANVDLDSEDLEDIEAEAEDIIASDLDIERVERSRDEVKAQYDDNPYKRDILETEAAGEDPVSLYQQGDFEDLCQGPHVDSTGEIGAFTLLNISSAYWRGDEDNDTLTRVYGTAFADESDMEDYLERRREAQERDHRKLGRELDLFSIDETTGPGLPLYHPNGKRVLDELSDFARQMNLDAGYDPVETPHLFRTELWKKSGHYENYVDDMFLLDVNDEEYGLKPMNCPGHATIFDQSSWSYRDLPVRYFEDGKVYRKEQRGELSGLSRVWSFTIDDGHVFVRPDQIESEVTLVIDNIFRVFETFDLDAEVALATRPEKSVGSDEIWERAESQLRSVLDSQSIDYDVESGDGAFYGPKIDFAFEDALGRKWDGPTVQLDFNMPERFDLTYTGEDNEDHRPVMLHRALYGSYERFLMVLIEHFNGKFPLWLAPEQVRILPVSDDNLGYAHRLKNELDGFRVEVEDRSWTVGRKIQQAHSDRVPYMLIVGDDEEESGTVSVRDRKEREQKDVDMESFVAHVQAERDEKRIEPDFLD
- a CDS encoding APC family permease; its protein translation is MSRARPLGRRHVVAVALGLPLGAGVFALPRGVENLGGPATPIAYLVGTLALSAVATAYAVYLSSPLATRDGLLYLAVSRTWGSRRLGFLVAWPAVGAYAAILAALVAALGRSFAGVSPLSPTVAALTVLVAVVVVHALGPAVAARCQLLVTGPLLLALLVMAAVGLTAVAPDNFAPLFPTPTLRTNPLGAIRTTTVATLFGFVGFEAGAALSPAVRDPRRTTPRALLVGAVVAGLVAAVAATVALGVIPWTRLVFATAPFADAAASGLGVQTATLLGPGTLVATFGAALATAWLPTRTLRGLAETVPGLDRETPPGVPDPALAVTGALAGAVVALDAVGPALYLALPGVFIGYAALSLSVAVLPSLRPALSSRCRLSLPPAALAGVGLLGALVAGSVLAATLTRDPATSLGYTRFAPALAVVDGAVLVRDPLSSVVPALLLWELAGVVVLAVAADYRADRGVERPPLDTAYEDE